The Syntrophobotulus glycolicus DSM 8271 DNA window TCGGTAAGCTTTTCATTCGAGAGGAGGTCTTTATTTTGGGAGAATATATTCAGAACTATAATCCAACCGGCAGTGTTTTTCTGTCAACTTTTCTGGCGGCTCTTCCGCTGCTTCTCTTCCTTTACCTTCTGGCTGTCCATCCGCATAAGACCAAGGACGGGCGCAAAGAGTACGGGATCTATGCTCCTTATGCGGCGATGATTTCCGCCCTGGCCGTTTTTATCATTGTGATTGCCGTCATGAAAATGGAACCCGTTATGGCCATATCGGCATTCATATACGGGGCCGCCAAGGGCCTGTTCCCTATCGGCTGGATTATCTTCGCCGCGATTTTTCTTTATAATACAACGGTTATCTCCGGTAAATTCGCCGTTCTTAAAGATTCTTTATCCGGCATCACCTCAGACCCCCGGCTGCAAGTCCTTCTGATCGGTTTCTCTTTTGTGTGCTTCATGGAAGGCGCCGCCGGTTTTGGGACTCCGGTCGCTGTCTGCGGTTCTATTTTGGTGGGGATGGGCTTCAATCCGATGACTGCCGCCCTTGTCTGCCTGATCGGTAATGTCGCGCCCGCTCTCGGCGCTCTCGGCGTACCGACCTTCACCCTCAGTGATGTCTCCGGCCTGCCCATCTTCCAGCTCACCCAGCAGTCCGGCCTGCAATTTATCTTTATGCCTGTTCTCGTTGCCTTTTGGGTAGTCGGGGCCTATATCTTCAGAGAAAAAGGAAAATGGTCCGATCTCTGGGCGGTTTCCCCGGCAATTCTCGTTTCAGGGGGCACGTTCGCCGTTGTCCAGCTGTTTACAGCCATGAAGGGCTGGTATATGATCATCGGTATGCTCGCCGGGATCGTGTCTATCCTCTGTACGATGGTCTTCCTGAAAATCTGGAAGCCGAAAAAAGGTTTTGGTCAGCAAAAAGCAGTCGCTCCTACGGCCCATCCGGCCAAAGACATCGTGATGGCCTGGCTGCCCTGGATACTCTTGGGCATTTCCGTCACTCTTCTCAGTATTCAAAGCATCAAAACTTCTCTGAACAGCATTTTTATCTGGAAGTATACCGTACCCAATCTGGACGGACTTTCTCTGGTCCAGCCTCCGATCGGGGACGGAAGCCTCCACGCTGTTTTCACCTGGGATATCCTGACAATGGGCGGCACGGGAATCATGGCCGCAGCCATAGTCTCCGGTCTGCTTGTCCTCCGCCTTTCCGGCCAGCAATGGGTTAAGTCGTTCTCGGTAACAGCGAAGAAGATGAAGTCAACTCTGCTTGTCCTGTGTTTTGTTCTCGGCTTCAGTACCCTGACCAGGTTTGCCGGCACCGACGCGATTCTGGGCCTGGCCTTCACCAAGACAGGGGCCGCTTATCCTTTCTTTGCTCCTATGCTCGGCTGGCTGGGTGTGTTCATCTCAGGTTCGGATACGGCTGCCAACAGTATGTTTGGCAACCTGCAGAAAATCACCGCTCAGCAGCTTAATTTGAATCCTCTTCCGATTACCGCCGCCACGACTACCGGGGGGATTATTGGTAAAATTATTAACGCCCAGTCTGTCGTTGTGGCAACCGCCGCCTGTTATGAGGACCAGAAGGAAGGGATGGCTTCGGTCGGACCGATTATCCGCGCCGGTATTCCGCACTCCGTGGCCTTGATTCTGATTTACTCGACCTGGCTCTGGTTCCAGTATTATTTCCTGCCCTCAATGATGATTCCGATGCCTTAAGAATCCTTTCTTATCGTCTGTCTTCACGAAAAACCAGTTCCATGGGATGCTGCTGTACCAGGACCTTATTTGTTCAGGACAGCAGCATCTTTTTTTCATGTGGAAAGTACAGGCTATCTGTAGTATGATTCAGTTAGAGAAACTAAACAGCAGAGCTGTGGAGACGGTAAAGGAGATTGAGAATGGCAAAGAAACATCATTGGTATGTTTGGATATTTCTGATCTTTATCCTGATCACATGTCTGATCTATTCCATGCATTATCTAATTTTTCGTGATCCTGAACATTTGATCGACTACTTTATGATTCATCTGGGTTTTTTACCGATTCATGTCTTATTCATCGGTCTTTTCCTGGAAAAACTCATTGCTTACCGTGAAGAGAAATTGCAGAAAAAGAAAGAACATATGCTGATCAGCGCGTTTTACAGTGAGGCGGGCAATCAATTAATCCGGTTATTCTCCGGATATGTTCATGATATCGATCCGATACGCGAAAAGCTTAAGGTGACTGATCATTGGACAAAACAAGACTTTTCCATGTCGAAAAAGCTGATCGGCGATCACGAGCTGATTTTTCATTTAGATCCCGGGGAGAAGCTGGAGGAACTTCGCGCTTTCCTGTTGTCCAAGAAATCCTTTCTCTTCAACCTCCTGCAAAATCCCGCCATGGGATATGAATATTTTTCTCATTTACTTTTAGCCGTTTACCATCTTACCGAAGAATTCAGCTATCGAGACGATTTGAGCAGCTCCGGCCAGCCTGACCTTAACCATCTGGCTGTCGATATGAGGAGAGCTTATGTCTATTTGGCTCACCAGTGGTTCGAACAAATGGAATATCTTCAAAATGACTATCCTTACCTTTTCAGCCTGGCTTTGCGGATCAATCCTTTTGACCCGGAAGCTTCTGTTTACATTCAGAAATAGGTGACAGGTCATTTGCTCCGATCATATATTAAACGTAAACAGGGTCCAAAAAATTTCATGGTACATTTTACATTCCCGGCGTATTCTCGTCATAAAGGAGGCGGCAATCATGTACGCATATCCCCATTATTATGGCCTGGATATGATCATCGTCTTAATCCTGTTTATCATCGTGCTCACCGTTGAGGCATTATGCTGACATAAGGCCGGCAGGATTAACCCATACCAACCGATACGGAAAATCAAGAAAGAGGCGTTGTCCGCAATGGATGACGCCTCTCCTTATGCTATTGGCACCTATTCTTCTATTGGTACCTATTCTTCAAGGAACTTTCCTATTTTCCGATATTTTTCGTATCTTTTTTCTACCATCTGAGCGGTCTCTTCAGCCATGGCCCGGAATGGAACCTGCAATAGCTGTTCCTTTACAAGGTCTATCATGGCCTGAGGATCGTTTTGCGCCCCACCCGGCGGTTCGGGCAGAATACGGTCAATCACGCCCATTTCTTTTAAGTCCTGAGCAGTCATTTTTAAAAGGCTGACGGCTTCTTTAATCCGGTCCGGGGAACTGTCCTTCCAGAGAATACTGGAGAATCCTTCAGGTGAAACAACCGAATACACGGCATGCTCAAGCATCCAAATCTCATCGGCGACTGACATGGCCAAGGCCCCGCCGCTTCCCCCTTCTCCTAAAACAATGGAAATAACCGGCGTTTTCAGCAAAGCCATTTCCATCAGATTGCGGGCAATTGCCTCTCCCTGGCCTCTTTCTTCCGGTCCGATCCCCGGATTGGCTCCTTTGGTATCGATAAAGCAGATAACAGGCCGTTTGAACTTCTCGGCCTGTTTCATCAGCCTTAAAGCCTTGCGGTATCCTTCCGGATTGGGCATTCCGAAATTGCGTTTCACATTTTCTTTCATATTCCGTCCGCGCTGCTGCCCGATCACTGTTACAGGCAGATCACCTAATTTTGCTATGCCTCCGACAATGCAGGGATCATCACCAAAATACCTGTCGCCATGGAATTCGATAAAATAATCGAAAACCTTTTCGATATAGTCCAGTGAGGTAGGCCGTTCCAGCATCCGGGAAAGAGTAAATTTGTCTACCGGCGAAATGCTGCCATAGGCCTGGGCTTCTAATTCCAGGAGTTTAGCTTCAAGCTTCCCGATCTCGTCTGAAAAGTCGATCTGCTTTTCTTCGGCCATTTTTTCCAGTTCGCCGATTTTGTTTTTCAGTTCCCGAATATTTTTTTCTCCTTCGAGCATCTTTACACTCCTGAGCCTAAATTATTGATGCAGCCGGATAATCCGTGACAGTGTCGTCTTCATGGAATTTCTCGGCACGATCTTGTCTATGAAGCCATGCTCCAGCAGGAACTCCGCTTTTTGAAAGCCTTCAGGGAGCTGCTGCCGAATCGTCTGTTCAATGACCCTCTGTCCGGCAAACCCAATCAAAGCCCCGGGTTCGGCGAGAATAAGATCTCCCAGCATCGCAAAACTGGCTGTCACTCCTCCGGTAGTGGGATCAGTCAGTACGGAAATGTACAATCCTCCGTTTTGGCTGAACTTGGCAATAGCGGCAGAAGTTTTGGCCATCTGCATCAGGGAATAAATCCCTTCCTGCATCCTCGCTCCTCCTGATGCTGTAAATATGATTAACGGCAGTTTTTTGACACCGGCAAATTCGATTGCCCGCGTAATTTTTTCCCCTACGACAGAGCCCATACTGCCCATCAGAAATTTGCTGTCCATTACGGCGATCACCGTATTATTCCCATAAATCTTGCCATAACCGGTAATCACCGCCTCATGGATACCGGAATCATTTTGATAGGATAAAATTTTCTCTTCATAGCCCGGGAAATCGAGAGGATTCAATGTCGAAAGTCGGTCATTGATCTCGCGAAAGGTCCCGGTATCCATGATCAGCTCGATCCTGTCCGCGGCACTGAGGCGAAAATGCCGCCCGCAAACTGTACAGACTCCATTGCTTTTAAGCAGGTCCTTATTGTAAATTGTTGCGCCACAGTCCTGACATTTGATCCATAAACCATTCGGTATTGCCGGACCCTCATTTTGCGAGGCTTTCTCATCCGGTCTTAGAGCGTTTTGCTGCAGCACGATATATTTTGGTTTTCGAAAAACTTTATTAATTTTCAATGATTATTCCTCAAACTTTCAATACTGAATCATTTCAGCACTCAAAAATTAAATTCCTGAGACAGAAAAGAAGTATCAAAGTCACCTGACGCAAACCTGTCGTGGGATAATATTTCAAAAAGAAACTCAATATTATGATCTATTCCCTCCAGCACAAATTCATCCAGAGCACGCTTCATGATGCTTAAGGCATCCTGTCGGTCTTCGCCGTGCACAATCAGTTTAGCGATCATGGAATCATAATAAGGAGGGATCACATAGCCATTGTAAATTCCGCTGTCAACGCGTACTCCCTTTCCTCCGGGCCAAAGCATGATGTTCACCTTACCCGGGGAAGGCCGGAAATTCAAATTCGGATTTTCGGCATTAATACGGCACTCAATGGCATGCCCTTTAATTTTAACATTATTTTGAATTAGTGTCAGCTTTTTACCGGCGGCAATTTTGATTTGCTCTCTGATCAAATCTACTCCTGTGATAAGCTCTGTTACAGGGTGTTCAACCTGAATACGGGTGTTCATCTCCATAAAGTAGAATTGACCGTGGACGTCCAGCAGAAACTCAATCGTTCCGGCATTTTTATAGCCTACGGCTTTAGCGGCGTTAACCGCCGCGTCGCCCATCCGCTTGCGCAGATCCGCAGTCAGGGCCGCAGAAGGCGCTTCTTCAATGACTTTCTGATTTCTCCGCTGAATGGAACAATCTCTTTCCCCGAGGTGGATAACATTGCCATGATGATCAGCGAGAATCTGAAATTCGATATGCCTGGGCTTTTCAATGAACTTTTCGAGATACATCGAATCATCCCCAAAGTTAACCATCGCTTCAGTTTTGGCCGTTGCAAAAGCCTTTTGCAGATCCCCTTTTTCCCAAACGATGCGGATTCCTTTTCCTCCGCCCCCGGCTGAAGCCTTGAGCATCACCGGATATCCGATTCTATCCGCCTCCGCCTCAGCATGCTCATCATCATGCACAAGGCCTTCAGAACCAGGCACCACCGGTACTCCGGCCTTCATCATGGTCTGTCTGGCCCGGGATTTATTTCCCATCATCTCAATCGTCTCAAGGTCCGGTCCGATGAAAGTAATCCGGCACTCCTTGCACATCCCGGCAAATTTACTGTTTTCCGCCAGGAACCCATACCCCGGATGAATGGCTTCCGCTCCGGTCAGGACCGTGGCACTGATAATATTCGTCAAACTGAGATAGCTGTCCTGTGATCTGGCCGATCCAATACAGACGGCCTGATCGGCAAGTTCAACATGCAAAGAATTTCTGTCCGCCTCCGAATAAACGGCAACTGTTTCAATGCCCATTTCTCTGCATGCCCTGATTATTCTGACCGCGATCTCTCCCCGGTTCGCTATGAGAATCTTTTTAAACAAGACTTCACCTGCTTATCCCCAAAGTATAAATACTGATCCAAATTTAGAACACTTTTTACAATTACACGGTTTAGCCGATAAATACCTTTAGCTCAGCTTCCGCAGCCAGCTCACCGTTAACGGTAGCCACAGCCTTGCCGATACCTACCGGCCCCTTAAGCTTCACAAACTCTACTTCCAGTCTTATGACGTCGCCAGGGACAACTTTTCTTTTGAAACGGGCCTTGTCGATACCGGCAAAAAATGCGATTTTACCCCGGTATTTTTCCACGCTTAAGACGGCTACCGTGCCGGCCTGCGCCAAAGCCTCAATAATCAGGACCCCCGGCATAACCGGTTCCTGAGGGAAATGTCCCTGAAAAAAGTATTCATTCATTGTGACATTTTTATAGGCAACAACTTTTTTTCCTTCTTGAAGTTCCTCTACTCTGTCAATCAGGAGAAAAGGATACCTGTGCGGAATGATCTCCTGAATTTCCTTAATATCCAAACTCATAGCCGGCACCATCCTCTTTATGATCAAATACTTCTGGCCAAAAACAAGGGCTGACCATATTCTACCATTTCACCGTTGGTGATCAGGATTTCAACTATTTCCAGATCCTGTTCCGCCTCGATCTCGTTCATCAGTTTCATCGCCTCAATAATACACAGAGGGTCGCCTTTTTTCACCTTACTGTTTTCTTCAACAAAAGGCTCCGCCTCAGGGGAAGCCGCGGAATAAAAAGTCCCGACAATCGGGGAACTGACGGTAATCAGATCTTCCCTGTATTTTGCCGCAGGCTGAACAGGATCGGGCTCTTCAGCCTGAACCGCAGACGCAGCTGCCGGAACGCTGACAGGAACCTCCTGTTTACCGGCAGCTGTCAATTGCTTCTCCTTTTTCAGAAGGATTCTGGAGCCGTCCAGTTCAAGTTCCAGCCAGGTTAGGCTTGATTCGTCAAGCAATTTGACCAGTTCCTTAATCTCATTTAATTCCATTTACTTTCCCTCTGACCATTTTTTTAAAATGATTGTGCCATTGTGTCCGCCGAAACCAAGGGAGTTGGACAATGCGTATTCCACATTTGCTTTGCGGCCGAAATTTGGGACATAATCAAGATCACAATCTTCGTCCTTCACCTGGTACCCCACTGTCGGCGGCACAAAATCTTCCTCCAGAGCCTTGATACAGACGATTGCCTCAACCGCTCCGGCCGCACCGAGCAAATGCCCGATCATAGACTTCGTTGAACTGATCGGCACCTGATAAGCATGGTCTCCGAATATCTTCTTGATTGCTTCCGTTTCAAATTTATCGTTATAAGGTGTACTTGTTCCATGCGGATTAATATATGATATTTGTTCGGGGTTAATGCCTGCATCCTGCAAAGCAATCTTCATTGATCTGGCGGCCCCTTCCCCCTCAGGGGCCGGGGTCGTGATATGGTAAGCGTCGGAAGTCGCCCCATAACCTACGATTTCCGCATAGATTTTGGCCTTTCTGGCCAAGGCGCTGTCCAGGCTTTCCAAAACCAGAACCCCCGCACCTTCCCCCATGACAAAACCGTCCCTTTCCTTGTCAAAAGGAATCGAAGCTCTCTGTGGGTCTTCACTTGTACTGAGTGCCGTCATGGAGGAAAATCCTCCGACAGCTAAAGCCGTAATGGGCGCTTCGGTTCCACCGGCCAAAATATAGTCGGCATAACCATAACGGATCTTATGAAAAGCCTCCCCTATGGAATGGGTAGCGGTAGCACAGGCGGTAACCAGGCTTGTACATATGCCTTTGGCCTGATATCTGATGGAAATATTCCCTGCGGCCATATTGGTGATGACCATCGGGATGAAAAAGGGTGATATTTTATTTGGTCCCTTTTGAAACATTTTATAACATTGATCCTGAATGGTGATCAGTCCGCCAATCCCTGTACCGAAAATAACGCCGAATCTTTCATGATCGATATTCTCCAGGTCAATACCGGAATTTTTCACGGCCTCATCCGCGGCGCCCAGAGCCAGCTGACAGAATCTGTCCATCCTTTTGGCCTCTTTTTTGTCCAGATAGTCTTCCGGATTGAAATTCTTTACTTCAGCAGCCAATTTTACCTTTAGTTCGGCCGTGTCAAAGGCCGTAATCCTGTCTATTCCACATTTCCCTGACTTTACTCCGTCCCAGAAGCTCTCGCTATCGTTTCCCAGGGGTGTGATCGCTCCCATCCCCGTGATGACTACTCTTCTCTCCACCTTATTTCCTCCTTAAAAAGCCATTCCGCCGTCTACGCTGATTACTTGACCTGTGATGTATTCCCCGCCGGCCGACGCCAAAAAATGAACAGCATCGGCAACATTCTCCGGCGTCCCAAACTTCTTGAGCACGATGCTCTCTTTAATTGTCTCTTTAACCTTTTCTGCTAACACGGCAGTCATATCCGTATCGATGAAACCGGGCGCAACAGCGTTAACTGTAACTCCCCTGCTTCCCGCTTCTTTCGCTAAAGATTTGGTCAGTCCGATGATCCCTGCTTTGGCCGCCGCATAATTTACCTGACCGGCATTTCCGAGAAGCCCGACGACAGAAGTCATATTAATAATCCGTCCGCTTCTTTGCTTCAGCATAATCGGGACAGCAAATCGGCAGCAGTTAAAAATCCCTTTAAGATTGATCTCGATCACCTGGTCGAAATCTTCTTCACTCATTCTCATGATCAGGCCGTCTTTCGTCATTCCCGCATTATTTACAAGGACATCAACAGTCCCAAATTCCTCTTTGGCGCGGCTGATCAATGCTTCCGCTTCCTTCCATACCCCGATGTTTGCCTGAACGGCTATCGCTTTCACGCCAAGTGCCTGAACCTCGGTCATAAGGGAATTTGCTTTTTCTCCGCTGTTTCGATAATTAATGACAATATTGGCCCCTTCTCGCGCGAGCTTTAAGGCAACGGCCTTGCCTATTCCCCTGCTTGCACCCGTAATAACCGCTGTTTTTCCATTAAGCATTTTTTCCCTCCAGATTAATCATAGCATAAATTTACTCTTTACTATTGATATGTTTTACTGTTTCCTCCAAAGAGAGACGATCCTCAACATGAAAGAGCCTCAGCTTACGGTCAACCTTTTTGACGAAGCCCCGCAGCGCACTGCCCGGTCCAACCTCCACAAAGGTATCGACGCCATCCGCAATCATCCTTTTGATGCTGTCTTCCCAGCGCACCGGACTCATCACTTGTTTTTTCAAAAGTGGTTTAATCTCTATTATATCTCTTATATAGTCTCCTGTCACATTCGTCAGAACAGGCATGGTCAAAGGCTTTATTGTGATTTTCTCTAATTCCCGGGCCAATTTTTCAGCCGCGTCCTGAAGCATAGTTGTGTGAAAAGGACCGCTGACATCAAGGGGCAAGACTCTTTTGGCCCCCAGTTCCCGCGCTTTTGCCACAGCCAGGGCCAGGGCCTCATTTTCTCCGGCAATCACTGTCTGCCCGGGGCAATTATAATTAGCTACCTGGACAATACCCGCCGTCCTGCCGGCTAAACAGGCCTCTTCAACAAGCTCATTGTCTAAGCCGAGAATAGCGGCCATCCCTCCGGTACCCAAAGGAACCGCCTCCTGCATGAACTTTCCCCTCTGGCGGACCAGGCGCACCGTTTCTTCAAAACTCAGGGCACCTGCCGCAATCAATGCCGAATATTCACCCAGACTGAGCCCCGCGGCGACATCGGCCTTAATGCCGCTTTCCTCTAAAACCCGCCAGGCCGCAATGCTGACGGTCAGGATAGCGGGCTGAGTATTTTCCGTTTTATCCAGCTCTTCCTTGCTTCCTTCGAAGCACAGCTTGCTTAATGAGCCATCAAGCTGCCCGTCCGCAAGATCAAAGATCTCCCTGGCCGCTGCGAAATGCTGATAAAGATCCTGTCCCATCCCGACATATTGTGCTCCCTGACCGGCAAATAAATATGCGATTTTTCCCATGACTACCTCCACCTGATGCTGTTTACGGCTTCCAGCCTGGTCTGAGCCTGCTCAAACATTTCCTCGACAATCTCCCGGCAGGTCTGCTCGCTTGAAATCAGTCCGGCAATCTGTCCGGACATCACTGATCCATTTTCCACATCGCCCTCCCGAACTGCCTTGCGCAGAGCGCCAACCCCCAGAGCCTCCAGCTCCTCCCCGGAAGCACCGGCCTTTTCTCTCTCTTCATATTTCCTGGTCAGCTTATTGCGCAAAACGCGTACGGGGTGCCCTGTTGACCTGCCGGTTACTACCGTGTCGATATCACGGGCTTTGATCACCCTGTCTTTATAATTTTGATGGATGACGCATTCCCTGGCGACCAGGAATCTTGTGCCGACCTGGACCCCAACCGCGCCCAGCATGAAAGCGGCCGCGATGCCCCTGCCGTCGCCAATGCCTCCGGCCGCGATAACGGGAATGTCTACAGCGTCAACAACCTGCGGAACCAGAGCCATGGTCGTCAGCTCACCTACATGGCCCCCGGACTCTCCTCCTTCGGCAATTACGGCATCGGCCCCCTCTTTCTCCATTCTCCTGGCTAAAGCCACTGAAGGGATGACTGGGATAACGGTGATCCCGTATTCTTTCCACATCTTTATGTATTTGCCGGGGCTGCCCGCACCGGTCGTCACTACTTTAACTCCTTCATCACAGACCAGTCTGGCAACCTTTTCAGCATTTTCGCTGAGAAGCATAATATTTACGCCAAAGGGCTTTGACGTCAGCTCTTTTGTCTTTCTTATCTCTGCCTGAATATATTCTACCGGCGCATTGGCACCGGCAATAATGCCCAAGCCTCCGGCATTGGATACCGCGGAAGCCAGAGAGCTCTCCGATATCCAGGCCATTGCACCCTGGATGATCGGGTACTTTATTCCTAAATCTTGAAAGAAACTCAATTTATTCATCAATGACTCTCCTTCTCTTTTCTCTTCTCAAGATATTCGACCAGATCCCGGACAGTTTGGATGTCTTCCAAATCCTCTGTCGGAATCTCAACCGAAAACCGTTCTTCGAGTTCCAAAATGATTTCAAAAATATCCAGAGAGTCCACTTTCAAGTCGTTTTTGAAAGCGGACTTCAAGGTTATTTTTTGTTCCTCAATATTCATTTTATGGGCAGTCACCTGACGGACGATCTCAAATATCATGACAGCCTCCCGGGTTTATCGGATTCCTTAGTTTCATTTTGTCCATTCTATCAGCTGTGCTCCATAGGTTAATCCTGCGCCAAACCCCACCAAAATCAATTGATCTCCTTTGCTGAGCAATCCTCTTCCGGCTATTTCATCCAGGGCCAGAGGGATACTGGCACCTGAGGTGTTCCCACATTTGTCCAGGTTCATATAAAATTTATCCTTGCCGATACCTAATTTTTTGGCTGTAGCCTCGACAATACGGTTATTGGCCTGATGGGGAACGATATACTTCACCTCTTCAAGCGAGCAGCCTTCCTTATTCAGGACCTGTCTGATGCACTCAACCATAATTCGGACCGCGAATTTAAACACTTCTTTTCCGTTC harbors:
- a CDS encoding L-lactate permease, which produces MGEYIQNYNPTGSVFLSTFLAALPLLLFLYLLAVHPHKTKDGRKEYGIYAPYAAMISALAVFIIVIAVMKMEPVMAISAFIYGAAKGLFPIGWIIFAAIFLYNTTVISGKFAVLKDSLSGITSDPRLQVLLIGFSFVCFMEGAAGFGTPVAVCGSILVGMGFNPMTAALVCLIGNVAPALGALGVPTFTLSDVSGLPIFQLTQQSGLQFIFMPVLVAFWVVGAYIFREKGKWSDLWAVSPAILVSGGTFAVVQLFTAMKGWYMIIGMLAGIVSILCTMVFLKIWKPKKGFGQQKAVAPTAHPAKDIVMAWLPWILLGISVTLLSIQSIKTSLNSIFIWKYTVPNLDGLSLVQPPIGDGSLHAVFTWDILTMGGTGIMAAAIVSGLLVLRLSGQQWVKSFSVTAKKMKSTLLVLCFVLGFSTLTRFAGTDAILGLAFTKTGAAYPFFAPMLGWLGVFISGSDTAANSMFGNLQKITAQQLNLNPLPITAATTTGGIIGKIINAQSVVVATAACYEDQKEGMASVGPIIRAGIPHSVALILIYSTWLWFQYYFLPSMMIPMP
- a CDS encoding acetyl-CoA carboxylase carboxyltransferase subunit alpha — its product is MLEGEKNIRELKNKIGELEKMAEEKQIDFSDEIGKLEAKLLELEAQAYGSISPVDKFTLSRMLERPTSLDYIEKVFDYFIEFHGDRYFGDDPCIVGGIAKLGDLPVTVIGQQRGRNMKENVKRNFGMPNPEGYRKALRLMKQAEKFKRPVICFIDTKGANPGIGPEERGQGEAIARNLMEMALLKTPVISIVLGEGGSGGALAMSVADEIWMLEHAVYSVVSPEGFSSILWKDSSPDRIKEAVSLLKMTAQDLKEMGVIDRILPEPPGGAQNDPQAMIDLVKEQLLQVPFRAMAEETAQMVEKRYEKYRKIGKFLEE
- the accD gene encoding acetyl-CoA carboxylase, carboxyltransferase subunit beta, with the translated sequence MKINKVFRKPKYIVLQQNALRPDEKASQNEGPAIPNGLWIKCQDCGATIYNKDLLKSNGVCTVCGRHFRLSAADRIELIMDTGTFREINDRLSTLNPLDFPGYEEKILSYQNDSGIHEAVITGYGKIYGNNTVIAVMDSKFLMGSMGSVVGEKITRAIEFAGVKKLPLIIFTASGGARMQEGIYSLMQMAKTSAAIAKFSQNGGLYISVLTDPTTGGVTASFAMLGDLILAEPGALIGFAGQRVIEQTIRQQLPEGFQKAEFLLEHGFIDKIVPRNSMKTTLSRIIRLHQ
- a CDS encoding acetyl-CoA carboxylase biotin carboxylase subunit codes for the protein MFKKILIANRGEIAVRIIRACREMGIETVAVYSEADRNSLHVELADQAVCIGSARSQDSYLSLTNIISATVLTGAEAIHPGYGFLAENSKFAGMCKECRITFIGPDLETIEMMGNKSRARQTMMKAGVPVVPGSEGLVHDDEHAEAEADRIGYPVMLKASAGGGGKGIRIVWEKGDLQKAFATAKTEAMVNFGDDSMYLEKFIEKPRHIEFQILADHHGNVIHLGERDCSIQRRNQKVIEEAPSAALTADLRKRMGDAAVNAAKAVGYKNAGTIEFLLDVHGQFYFMEMNTRIQVEHPVTELITGVDLIREQIKIAAGKKLTLIQNNVKIKGHAIECRINAENPNLNFRPSPGKVNIMLWPGGKGVRVDSGIYNGYVIPPYYDSMIAKLIVHGEDRQDALSIMKRALDEFVLEGIDHNIEFLFEILSHDRFASGDFDTSFLSQEFNF
- the fabZ gene encoding 3-hydroxyacyl-ACP dehydratase FabZ, with amino-acid sequence MSLDIKEIQEIIPHRYPFLLIDRVEELQEGKKVVAYKNVTMNEYFFQGHFPQEPVMPGVLIIEALAQAGTVAVLSVEKYRGKIAFFAGIDKARFKRKVVPGDVIRLEVEFVKLKGPVGIGKAVATVNGELAAEAELKVFIG
- the accB gene encoding acetyl-CoA carboxylase biotin carboxyl carrier protein, with translation MELNEIKELVKLLDESSLTWLELELDGSRILLKKEKQLTAAGKQEVPVSVPAAASAVQAEEPDPVQPAAKYREDLITVSSPIVGTFYSAASPEAEPFVEENSKVKKGDPLCIIEAMKLMNEIEAEQDLEIVEILITNGEMVEYGQPLFLARSI
- the fabF gene encoding beta-ketoacyl-ACP synthase II, yielding MERRVVITGMGAITPLGNDSESFWDGVKSGKCGIDRITAFDTAELKVKLAAEVKNFNPEDYLDKKEAKRMDRFCQLALGAADEAVKNSGIDLENIDHERFGVIFGTGIGGLITIQDQCYKMFQKGPNKISPFFIPMVITNMAAGNISIRYQAKGICTSLVTACATATHSIGEAFHKIRYGYADYILAGGTEAPITALAVGGFSSMTALSTSEDPQRASIPFDKERDGFVMGEGAGVLVLESLDSALARKAKIYAEIVGYGATSDAYHITTPAPEGEGAARSMKIALQDAGINPEQISYINPHGTSTPYNDKFETEAIKKIFGDHAYQVPISSTKSMIGHLLGAAGAVEAIVCIKALEEDFVPPTVGYQVKDEDCDLDYVPNFGRKANVEYALSNSLGFGGHNGTIILKKWSEGK
- the fabG gene encoding 3-oxoacyl-[acyl-carrier-protein] reductase, with the protein product MLNGKTAVITGASRGIGKAVALKLAREGANIVINYRNSGEKANSLMTEVQALGVKAIAVQANIGVWKEAEALISRAKEEFGTVDVLVNNAGMTKDGLIMRMSEEDFDQVIEINLKGIFNCCRFAVPIMLKQRSGRIINMTSVVGLLGNAGQVNYAAAKAGIIGLTKSLAKEAGSRGVTVNAVAPGFIDTDMTAVLAEKVKETIKESIVLKKFGTPENVADAVHFLASAGGEYITGQVISVDGGMAF
- the fabD gene encoding ACP S-malonyltransferase → MGKIAYLFAGQGAQYVGMGQDLYQHFAAAREIFDLADGQLDGSLSKLCFEGSKEELDKTENTQPAILTVSIAAWRVLEESGIKADVAAGLSLGEYSALIAAGALSFEETVRLVRQRGKFMQEAVPLGTGGMAAILGLDNELVEEACLAGRTAGIVQVANYNCPGQTVIAGENEALALAVAKARELGAKRVLPLDVSGPFHTTMLQDAAEKLARELEKITIKPLTMPVLTNVTGDYIRDIIEIKPLLKKQVMSPVRWEDSIKRMIADGVDTFVEVGPGSALRGFVKKVDRKLRLFHVEDRLSLEETVKHINSKE
- the fabK gene encoding enoyl-[acyl-carrier-protein] reductase FabK, with the protein product MNKLSFFQDLGIKYPIIQGAMAWISESSLASAVSNAGGLGIIAGANAPVEYIQAEIRKTKELTSKPFGVNIMLLSENAEKVARLVCDEGVKVVTTGAGSPGKYIKMWKEYGITVIPVIPSVALARRMEKEGADAVIAEGGESGGHVGELTTMALVPQVVDAVDIPVIAAGGIGDGRGIAAAFMLGAVGVQVGTRFLVARECVIHQNYKDRVIKARDIDTVVTGRSTGHPVRVLRNKLTRKYEEREKAGASGEELEALGVGALRKAVREGDVENGSVMSGQIAGLISSEQTCREIVEEMFEQAQTRLEAVNSIRWR
- the acpP gene encoding acyl carrier protein translates to MIFEIVRQVTAHKMNIEEQKITLKSAFKNDLKVDSLDIFEIILELEERFSVEIPTEDLEDIQTVRDLVEYLEKRKEKESH